From the genome of Ananas comosus cultivar F153 linkage group 16, ASM154086v1, whole genome shotgun sequence, one region includes:
- the LOC109722495 gene encoding neutral ceramidase-like produces MESTACFRRYTGGFLSSVWLILLLAIFLQNCGTGLSDSSYLIGLGSYDITGPAADVNMMGYANMEQTASGVHFRLKARAFIVAEPESEGNRVVFVNLDACMGSQLVTIKVLERLKSRYGGLYNDKNVAISGIHTHAGPGGYLQYVVYIVTSLGFVRQSFDVVVDGIEKSIIQAHENLRPGKLFVNKGDLLDAGVNRSPSAYLNNPASERIQYKYNVDKEMTLLKFVDDEWGPVGSFNWFATHGTSMSRTNSLISGDNKGAAARFMEDWAEQEGFPKVIEKIQADAFEPRREKDQLPRRVSSIIPKPHEDFDSLIKLASSFGASGGRRLTSSSSVVQQIRSSQQNKPKFVSAFCQSNCGDVSPNVLGAFCIDTGRPCDFNHSTCNGKNELCYGRGPGYPDEFESTRIIGDRQFNKAVDLFNTATEQVEGKIDYRHTYLDFSQLEVTLPSKQVVKTCPAAMGFAFAAGTTDGPGAFDFQQGDEKGNPFWRLVRNLLKKPGKEQIACQQPKPILLDTGEMTEPYAWAPSILPIQILRIGQVVILCVPGEFTTMAGRRLRNAVKTVLTSSSSGEFNDNVHVVIAGLSNTYSQYVTTFEEYQIQRYEGASTLYGPHTHSAYIQEFKKLASALAGQHSVPSGPQVPDLLDKQIGLLPPVIMDATPFGVKFGDVGADVPENSTFKRGGVVNATFWSACPRNDLFTEGTFSLVEIFKKSNKKWLPAYDDDDFCLRFKWSRPRQLSSYSHATIEWRIPEDAPSGVYRLRHFGASKSLFGSISHFTGTSRAFVVL; encoded by the exons ATGGAGTCAACCGCTTGCTTCCGCCGCTATACTGGCGGTTTCTTGAGCAGTGTGTGGCTTATTCTTCTTCTAGCAATCTTCCTTCAGAATTGCGGCACGGGCCTTTCGGATTCATCGTATTTGATTGGTCTTGGGAGCTATGACATAACGGGTCCTGCAGCTGATGTCAATATGATGGGATATGCTAATATGGAGCAGACTGCCTCTGGAGTGCACTTCAGGCTAAAGGCTCGTGCATTTATTGTAGCCGAGCCAGAGTCAGAGGGCAACCGCGTTGTGTTTGTGAACCTTGATGCCTGCATGGGATCTCAGCTTGTTACAATCAAGGTTCTAGAAAGACTGAAGTCTAG GTATGGTGGTCTttataatgataaaaatgtggCTATCAGTGGGATCCACACTCATGCTGGGCCTGGGGGTTACCTGCAATATGTTGTGTACATTGTAACTTCTCTTGGATTTGTGCGTCAATCATTTGATGTCGTTGTTGACGGCATTGAGAAAAGCATTATTCAAGCTCATGAAAATCTGCGCCCTGGAAAATTATTTGTGAACAAAG GGGACCTTCTAGATGCTGGAGTAAATAGGAGTCCCAGTGCATATCTAAATAATCCTGCTTCTGAGCGAATCCAGTATAAGTACAATGTTGATAAAGAAATGACCCTGCTGAAGTTTGTAGACGATGAGTGGGGTCCGGTTGGAAGCTTCAATTGGTTTGCAACCCATGGAACATCCATGAGCCGTACAAACTCCTTGATAAGCGGGGACAACAAAGGAGCCGCTGCTCGTTTCATGGAAGACTGGGCTGAACAAGAGGGCTTTCCAAAAGTAATCGAAAAGATACAGGCCGACGCTTTTGAGCCTCGAAGGGAAAAAGATCAACTTCCTCGAAGAGTCTCTAGCATAATTCCTAAACCACATGAGGACT TTGATTCTTTAATAAAGCTAGCATCGTCCTTTGGGGCGTCTGGTGGAAGGCGATTAACAAGTTCTTCGAGTGTCGTGCAGCAGATCAGAAGTAGTCAGCAAAACAAACCAAAATTTGTTTCTGCATTTTGTCAGTCAAACTGTGGAGATGTTAGCCCAAATGTCCTTGGAGCGTTCTGCATAGATACCGGTCGCCCTTGTGATTTCAATCACAGCACATGCAATGGGAAGAATGAGCTCTGCTATGGACGTGGGCCAGG TTACCCGGATGAGTTTGAAAGTACACGAATCATTGGCGATAGGCAATTCAACAAAGCTGTGGATCTGTTTAACACAGCAACTGAACAAGTAGAAGGGAAGATCGACTATCGTCATACTTATTTAGACTTTTCACAGCTTGAAGTCACCCTTCCTTCAAAGCAGGTGGTCAAAACATGCCCAGCTGCGATGGGATTTGCTTTTGCTGCAGGAACCACAGACGGTCCTGGAGCTTTCGATTTCCAGCAAGGGGATGAGAAG GGTAATCCTTTTTGGAGGTTAGTGAGGAACTTGCTTAAAAAACCAGGTAAGGAACAAATAGCTTGTCAACAGCCGAAGCCTATTTTGCTTGATACTGGTGAAATGACAGAGCCGTATGCTTGGGCG CCTTCAATACtaccaattcagattttacggATTGGACAGGTGGTCATACTTTGTGTGCCTGGAG AATTTACAACAATGGCTGGGAGGCGCCTGCGTAATGCTGTGAAAACAGTATTAACCAGTAGCAGCAGTGGTGAGTTTAATGACAATGTTCACGTTGTTATTGCTGGGTTGTCGAACACGTACTCTCAGTATGTGACCACTTTTGAAGAGTACCAAATCCAAAGATACGAG GGAGCTTCAACACTTTACGGACCCCACACTCACAGCGCGTACATTCAAGAGTTCAAGAAGCTCGCTTCTGCCTTAGCTGGTCAACATAGCGTTCCGTCCGGCCCGCAAGTCCCGGATCTCTTGGACAAGCAAATCGGCCTCTTACCCCCCGTCATTATGGACGCGACTCCCTTTGGGGTCAAATTCGGCGATGTCGGCGCCGATGTCCCTGAGAACTCAACCTTCAAGAGGGGCGGAGTGGTCAACGCAACATTCTGGTCGGCCTGCCCGAGGAATGACCTTTTCACCGAGGGCACTTTCTCCCTCGTCGAGATTTTCAAGAAAAGCAACAAAAAATGGTTGCCTGCCTATGACGACGACGATTTCTGCCTGCGGTTCAAATGGTCGAGGCCCAGGCAGCTCAGTTCCTACAGCCATGCAACGATCGAGTGGAGAATCCCGGAGGATGCCCCCTCGGGTGTCTACAGGTTGAGGCACTTTGGTGCTTCGAAGAGCCTGTTCGGTTCGATCAGCCATTTCACGGGCACCTCCCGTGCATTCGTCGTGCTTTGA
- the LOC109722497 gene encoding desiccation protectant protein Lea14 homolog: MASMIDKAKGFVAEKIAQIPKPEASLTDMSFKGMSRDAVTLHSEVSVTNPYSHRLPVCELSYTLKSAGRVIASGTMADPGWIAAAGEVTKLEVPVKLPYDFLISLMRDVGRDWDIDYQLDVGLTIDLPVVGNFTIPLSTQGELKLPTLKDMF, encoded by the exons atggCGAGCATGATAGACAAGGCGAAGGGGTTCGTGGCGGAGAAGATCGCGCAGATACCGAAGCCGGAGGCGTCGCTGACGGACATGTCGTTCAAGGGGATGAGCCGCGACGCCGTCACCCTCCACAGCGAGGTCTCCGTCACCAACCCCTACAGCCACCGCCTCCCCGTCTGCGAGCTCTCCTACACCCTCAAGAGCGCCGGCAG GGTGATAGCGTCGGGGACGATGGCGGATCCGGGATGGAtagcggcggcgggggaggtgACGAAGCTGGAGGTGCCGGTGAAGCTGCCGTACGACTTCCTGATATCGCTGATGAGGGACGTCGGCCGCGACTGGGACATCGACTACCAGCTCGACGTCGGCCTCACCATCGACCTCCCCGTCGTCGGCAACTTCACCATCCCCCTCTCCACCCAGGGCGAGCTCAAGCTCCCCACCCTCAAAGACATGTTCTGA